The Actinomycetota bacterium genomic sequence CAGCAATGCCCGGATTGCCACGATCACGGCGATGCCGACGAAGAGATGCCCAAGCCACGACAGCCACTCGCGTTTCGATAAATAGATGTAAAACAACCCGAAGCCGGAAAGGTAGAGCAGGGCCCGCACGAACTCATTGAAACTGTCGGACGGATTATAAGACCACGCCACCGAGGCCAGGTTCCAGAGGGTGAAGGCGCCGAAGATGCCGACCTCCGCCCACCCCAGGCGGGGCATGCCTCCCCGCACCTGCAGGCTGAAAAGCAGCCCCAGAACGACCAGATAAAGAATCCAGAGTTCGCCATAGCTTCGTTGAGAAACGAAATAGCCGCCGGCGGAGAAGGCGTAATAAAGGATGACCAGCATGGCGGCTCCGAGGATGCCCAGCCGGGCGTAATCGGCGCGGCCGTACCCCTGGCCGGTCAGGCTGACGCTCAAGTTGCTGAAGAATCGTTCGGCGCGAACGGCGCCAGAGGCTGATCTCTTCTTCTTTGGCTCCTGAGTGGGAAGCTTGCGCTTGGCCTTTTTCGGCGCTGCCTTCGGGGCCGTTTTGGAGGCAGCCACGGCCCTCGCCGGCGGTTTGGCCGGCGCCTTGCGCTTTTTCTTCTTGGCGAAGAAGATCCCCGACGGCGCCACATCAGCCGCGCCGGCAAGCAGTAAAGTCTCGGGAGCCGGATTAGCTGGCGAGAGCCTGGCGATAAACTTGTTCGGTTTCTTCAGCAATTCTGTCCCAGTCATTCGCGATTTGCACATGTTTGCGGCCGGCTTCGGCCTTTTCCCCCAGCTCTCCGAGATTACCCAGAGCCGATAAAAGTTTTTCCTTCAGGTCGGCCTGGTCGCCGGCGCGATACAGGGCGCCGTAATCGCCGCCCCCAAGGACCTCGCGCGACGGCCCGATGTCGCTGGCCAGCACCGGGATTCCCAGCGCCAGCATCTCCAGGGCCACGATCGGCAGCCCCTCGAGCGTCGACGGCAGGACAAACAGCGCCGCGTTCGCCGACAGCTGGGCGAGCAACTCGCCCTCTACGTTGCCGGTAAAGATGATCTTTCCGGCCGCGGCCCCGCCGGCGCCGGCAGCTTCGGCCGCAGCCGCCTGCTGCTTGAGTTGCGCGACGTATGCGTCGGTGTGGCTCGAACCCCCGGCGATCACCAGCGGCATCTCGACGCCGCTACGGATATAGGCTGCGATCAGATCGTGCGCGCCCTTCTCCGGGACCAACCGGCCCAGGAACAAAATGTAGCGGCCCGGCTCGATGCCGTAATTCCCCAGCAGTTCCGTTGATTTCGGCCGTACCGCCGGAACCACGCCGTTGGGGATATAAACAGTCTCCCGGCCATAGCGCTCGCGGAAATAATCCTGCAGCTCTCTGGAAACGACGATGGTGCGATCGGGAAAGCGGGCTGAGGCCCTCTCTCCCGCTTTGAGTACCACGCGGGCGCCCCCGCCCCATTTGTCACGTTGCCAGTCAAGCGCATGCACCGTGGCCACCGATTTCCTTCCCCATAATCCGGGGGCGAAGCTGAAGAGCGACGGTCCGATACCATGATAATGCATTATGTCAAAATCTCCCCTAAGGGCCGCAAGCGACGCCGCCGCCGTGTGCACAAAGGCGTCCAGCCCCTTGCTGTCGATCGTCGGCGCGCTGCGCAGGTAGACACCCCGGTAGCTTCCACGCCTCTCCGTATACCAGCCGCGCACGAAGATGGTTACCTCGTGCCCGCGCGAGGCCAGGCGCGGATACAGCTCCTCGCAATGGCGCTCGATGCCGCCGAAACGGGCCGGGATTCCCTTGGTCCCGATCACGGCGATCCTCATTGGCTCTCCCCCACCCGGCATTGCCCGTCAGAGCACCTTTTTGCCCAGATGCGCCCTGGCTTTGCCGGCAGCCACCCATCCGGCGACCTTGACTGGATTCCGCTTGATCGCTGTTCTGGCGGTGCATACCATCCAGCAGCCCATCTGGCAACCGGCGACGCTCGCCCTTGCCTTGACTGCCGTTTCGGAATTCCAGATCTCCTCGAAGGTGGCTTCGTGCAGATTGCCCAGGGGGAAGTCCATAACGTTACATGGGTAAATGGTACCAGCGGGGCTCATGAAAAAGAAGTCATCGGCTGCCTGGCAGGAAAGCTGCCTGCCGCCCCCGGTGGCGTAGCGGTAGAGCCCCTGGTTGAAAAAAGCCCGGACCCAGCGCTTGGGCTTAAAGGTCATCAGCTCGCTGGCGGCGACCTTGTCGAGCTGTTCATGGATGTCCTCAGCGGCCGCAGGCCTGACGCCAGAGCCCTGGAAGTAGTGCTCGGAGCCTTGCGCCACAGCGGATGTGAACTGCACGCCGAGCCTGCGCGAGAGCTCATACACAGCGGCGTAATCCTTGACGTTCTCATCGAATATCGTGAAGGCGATACGGATGTTCTCGATGCCGTCCTGCTTGATGCCGTCGATGATGGCGACGGCGCGATCGAATGCCCCATCGACGCCCCGGACCCGGTCGTGGGTCTTGCCTATGCCGTCGATCGAGACCGCCACGCCGATCCCGGGACTGACCTTGCGGATCTCGGCAAGCGTCTCGCGCAGCCGCTTCTCGGGGATGAGGGCATTGGTGGAGATGATGATCTGCGCCTGCGGGCTCGCCTTGACCACGGCTGCCACCAGCTCCGGCAGATCCTTGCGCAGGAAAGGTTCGCCGCCGCTGATGTTGACGTAGCGCAACGAATCGGGCAGCTTGTCAAGCAAGCCGATGTCGAGATCCTCTTTGTCTCCATTCTGCCAGATATTGCACATCAGGCAGCGGGCGTTGCAGCGATATGTCACTGCGATGACTGCGTCGAAAGGAAGGCTGATCTTAGGTCCTCTTAACTTCCTGGTAGGTTTTCAGGATCTTTTTGTAGTGGGTCGGCGGCGAATATTCCGTCTCCGCCAGCCGGCGCGCGTTGGCGCCCATCTCGCGGACGAGTTCGGGCTCTTCCCAGAGGCGCGCGATGGCCTGGCTCAAGTCCCCGGCGTTGCCGGCCTCTGCCAGCAGGCCGGTTTCCCCTTCCCTTACCATCTCGGGAATGCCGCCGATGCGGCTGGCGACAGCAGGCTTGCCGCAGGCGAAAGCCTCCAGCACGGACATGGGCGCGTTCTCATACCATTCCGAAGGCGTGCAGATAAAACGCGCATTCTGAACCAGCCGCCGCACTTCTTTTTCCGATTTGAATCCGGTGAATTCGATATTGTCGGCGCCGAGCTCACGAGCCAGCTGGCGCGCGCTGGTCTCGAGCATGCCCGATCCCACGATCTTGAGCGGGATATGCCGAAGCCTGGACATCGCCCGCACCAGAGTCCCCACGCCCTTCTCATGCGAGAGCCTGCCGGAGAAGAGTATGTATTCTCCGCCATCGCCGTCGACGCCGGGCGCCCAGCGCTCGGGGTCGACGAAATTGGGGATGACGGCGACCCGCCGATCCGGAATGCCGCGGCTGAGCAGTTTCTCGGCCACGAACCGGCTGGGTGCGATGAAACGGTCGACTCTGCTGGTATAAGCCCGGGTGGCGTCATGGTAGAACATCTCCACGGCGCAGAGAGCGCTGGCGGCACGCGAACCGTGCACGCAGCGCCCGGTGATGCAACTCGAATAATGCATCGGCCGGCATTTCTCGCAGACCTTGCCGTTGTTATAGAACCGCAGCGCCGGGCACATCAGCTTGTAATCGTGGATGGTTATGACCGTGCCGACCCCACGGTCCGCCAGCGGTTTTAATATCGAGGGTGAAAGGTGGTGATAAATATTGTGCATGTGGGCGACGTCGGGTGTCGACATGTCGGCCAGGATGCCGACCCTGCCGGCTGCCTCGTGCGAGCTGAGGATGCGCTTGGCGGTGCCGACGCGCTTCCACAGTGGCATCCGGTAGGGATCCGAAAGCTCCACCGGCGATACGAACAGAGCGGAATAACGGCTGGGTTCGTTGGCCGGATCTTCCATGGCAAATGGAATGATCTCATGCCCGCGCTCGGTGAGCATGCGCGAAAGCTCGAAGACGTAGCGCTCGCTGCCGCCGCGCACACGCCAGAATTTGTTGACCTGCATGATCTTCATGAGCTGTATACCGCCATTGTCCTGGCTGCTATCGTCTTCCATGAATAACGTTCCTCTACCGCCGTCCAGCCCTCGGCCAGCTGCCGCCTGACCGCTTCGTCGCCGGCAAGCCGGCTCATGGCAGCGGCCAGCGCTTCGTCGTCTTCGGGCGGCACCAGCAACCCGGTGACGCCATCCTCGACGACATCGGTCAAGCCTCCCACTGCAGAAGCCACAACCGGCAGGCCCAGTCCCATCGCCAGATGCACGATGCCGCTGGTGGAAGACTCCCGATAGGGCAGGACCACGGCGTCGCCGGCCCGGAAATAAACCTGCACGGACTCCACCGGTATATGCCCGGGGAAGAACTTCACCCGCTCGCCGATGTCGAGCTCGGCGATCAGCTCCCGGTACTCCTCGAGCGAGCCGCCGCCGGCGTCGCCGGCGATGATGAGGCCGGGGCCTTCCGTGCGGGCCAGCGCCCGCAGCGCCACATCAAGTCCCTTGTGCGCATCGATGCGCCCGAAGAACAGGAACCAGAAGCGTTCGGGGTCCAGCTCCAGCTGCTCCCGGGCGGCCTCTTTGGTCAGGCCGGGATCGGTCGCGAAGAAACCATAGTTTCCATGCGGAATGACCGCCATCTTCTCGCGGGGAACAAAGAGCTGCTCGGCAAGAAATCTCTCTCCCTGCGAGGAGTGCACGATCACCCGGTCGAAGGCGCGGTAGAAAATCTGAAAAAGAGCTTTATGATAAAAACGCACGTGATGGGGAAGCCAATCGTGGGCGGTGTATATGATCCTGGTGCCTTTCCTCTTCTGTAATTTTAGCAGCACCAGCTCCAACACCGGAAACTTGAGGAAAGACTGGTAGTGGACGACATCGGGGAGCCGGCGGCGGTATAGCCGCCAGAAGCGGATTATATCCACCGGATAGTAGCGGCTGCGGTGAAACAGCTTGATCACCGGGAAGCCGGCCGCCATGAAATCGAGCTCGTAATTGTAATTCGTGATCAGGCATACGTCGGCGCCGCTCTGGTGCAGGGCCCGCGCCAGGCAGTAGCTGTAATGGGTCAGGCCGCTGTTGCCGGTGAAGACGGTGATCCATATTTTGGGCGCGCGCTTCAGATCTTTTTTGGGTTCCTCATTTTTCCTGTGGCCGCGTTTCATCCCTTTCCTCCGGCTTCGTTTTTGCCGGCGGCTTCGGCGAGCGCCGCCTCGAACTTCCTCGCCAGGACCGGCCAGTCATATTTTTCCCGGGCCAGCGCCAGCGCGTTTTCCCGCAGCCGGTGATAGAGTCCGGCGTCTTCGCGCAGGCGGATCACCGCGGCCGCGAATTCCCCGGGCGTGTCGGCGATAAGCAGATGACGGCCGTCCTCGACCTCCAGTCCCTCGGCGCCCTTCGTCGTCGACACCACCGGCGTGCCGGCGGCAAAGGATTCCAGGATCTTCAGCCGCGAGCCGCCACCTACCAGCAGCGGCACGACCTGGATCGAGCTTTGCCTGTAATAGGGCCGGACGTCGTCGACAAACCCCGTCACTCTCACCGTGGCGCCGTCATCGAGGTCCAGCACGCGCCGGACCGGATCGCTGCCGATGACGGTCAGCGTCGTGTCCTGATATTTCTCCCGCACCGACGGCAATACCTTCCCGACAAACCACTCGACCGCCTCGATATTGGCCGGATAGCTCAGCAGGCCGACAAACATGAGCGCTCCGCAGGGCTCTCCGTGGACCGCGGCCGTTTCGGCATAATCGGCGCTGCCGACGCCGTTTTCAACCACGCTGGCCCTTACCCCAGGCACGATCCGGGAAATGGTGTCAGCGTCCTTACGGGTGACGGCGATAACCCCCTGCATCCGGCGCATCAGCTTGCGCTCGTAGCGCCCGACCAGCTTCGCCGAGAGCTGCTTTGTCCATCGCCCCGGCAGCTTCTGCCGGCGGGCCATGGACATCATCAGCTCGGACTCGATGTTGTGCTCCTGCAGTACCTTGGGAAAATCGAGCCCGAGGATATAGCGGGCCATGAACAGATGCTCGGCTATCACCACGTCAAAATGTTGCCGTGACCGCAGGGCGGCAAGCTCCCTGAAGATGACGTCCTCCCAGGAGAGCATGAACTCGGCAGGAATGCCGCGCACCAGCAGTTTGGTATAGGCGGCGACCTTCTGCTCGTGCGTGCGCATCGGTTTGAGCGCCACTGTCATCCCGAAGCCGGCATCGCCGAGGCCCGTTTCCTGCTCCGGGCTCGGGCTCATGCGGCTGAGGCAGAAGAAATGGACCTCGTGTCCGTTCCGTGCCAACTCACGGTAGAGGTTGAAAATTCGCACCCGCAGACCGTCGGCGGCCGGAAAAGGTATCAGGGGAACGCATGCCAGTATTTTCATATGTCGCGCTCTTCGGTCGTCATTGCCGCCGATCCGTTTTTGCCGCCGGCCAGCCAGCCGTACCGGCAGCGGCCGAAACGCCCTGCCAGGAAATCAGCGAAGCCCAGCCCGATAGCGGCGACGAAAGGCCCGGCTTTCAGCCGGTGGGCTCTGAGCATGATATAGCTTTCATGGATGATGAAGTACCAGAGCAGCTGCCGTCCCTGACGGGATGCAAGCCAGCGGCGCCGCCGGCCGGCGCCCTGCGGAACGGGCCGGCCGGCGCCCAGGTGCATGCTATAGACCAGCAGCAGATTCCTGGTCCAGTAATAATAATACAGCGGACTGTAGGCTCCACCCATCGACCGGGAGACCCGGTGCCTGATGACGGACGACGGCTCATAGAAGCATGAATAACCGGCCCGGCGCGCCCGCAGGCAAAAATCGAGTTCCTCGCCGTACATGAAAAGCCGTTCGTCAAGCAGCCCCAGCTCGCGGAAGCGCCCGGCCGGCGCCAGCAGCAGGCAGCCGGTGATGTAATCGACCAGCATGGGACGGTCGAAGGCGGCCGAGTCGGGCAGGCCCTGTCCCCGGTGGGTGGTGACCCCGTTACGGCGGTTGATCTCGCCGCCGGCGAACCAGATGACATCTCCGGGCCCGTCATAAAAGATCTTGCCGCCGACCGCGGCAACCCGCTGGCCGGTTTCGGCTCGCGCGACCAAAGGTTCGAGAAAACCAGGCTCGACGACGGTGTCGTTGTTGAGCAGGCAGACATGGTCGGCGCCCGCCGACAGCGCCTTGCGGATACCCAGATTGCAGCCGCCGGCAAAGCCGAGGTTCTCATCGGAGCGGATGTGCGTATGCTCAGGAAATTCCTGCGCCAGCCTGCCGCCGGACCCGTCGATCGAACCGTTATCGATCAGCACGGCCTTGAGGTCGGGCCAGGTGGCCGCCGCCAGGCTGCGCAGACAGTCAGCGGTGTCGGCGTACGAGTTGTAGACGACGATGACGACCCAGACAGAGGCTCCCCCGGTCATGGCATCTTCACCAGCTGCATGTTTGGCGCTCACGTCTGGTTTCCTGATTTCAGTTGCCGGAAGTAGCCCAGATCGTCCTGTGAGACGATCCTGAAGAGCATCAGGGCGCCGCCGTAGAGGATAACGCCGGCCGCGGTTGCCAGGATCGGCGAGATGCCCACCAGCAGCAGCATCACCGCCAACGACGCGGCGGCAACAAGGGCCGGTCCGGCGAAGACCTCGAGAAAACGGACATGCCCCAGAAAATATGCGGCGAATCCGTAGAACAGGACAAAGCTGAAGACCTCCGAGACAAGGGTCGTCACCGCCGCACCCATGACGCCGAAAGGCGGTATCAACAGCAGATTGAGCCCGGCGTTCACCGCCAGCGACACCAGCGACCATTTCGCCATGCGCCGCTGCAGTTCCATGGCGATGAAAAGATTGCCGAACAGGACGCAGCCGACCATGAAAGGAAGAGCCGCGCCCAGTACGATCAGCACCCGCACCGCCGGCTCGTATTCGGGAGGCAGCAGCAGCCTGACCACCGGTCCCGCCAGTATGGCGATCAAAGCGGCGGCGAGCAGACCGACGATCCAGATATACTTCATCCCCTTCTCCAGCAGCAGCATCAGGTTCTTGTTTGACTCATGGTAGATCCTTGACATCAAAGGCAGCAGCGCCTGCACCGCCAGCCAGCCGAACATGACCGGCACCTCAAACAGTTTGTATGAGGCCGCGTACCAGCCAACCTCAGCCTCGCTCCTGAAGACACCCATGAGCAGCACGTCGACCTTGTAATAGGCGAGGCTTACCATCTGCCAGTAAAGCACAGGGAAAGATTCCCTGGCCATGTACTTGATGCTGCCGGCGTCGAAACGCCAGCTGCCGCCGGCGCCCTCGAAGCGGCTCACCAGCCATCGGTAAGCGCCCATGGAGTAGCCGAACCGGATGACATTGGCGCCGAAGAAGACCGCTGTCATGGCCGTGACGCCACCTCCGCGATAAACCGCCGCCGCGCCGACAGCCGTCAGCACCAGCGAGAAAACCACATCGGCCAGGGCGCTCAGATCCATTTGCTCGTATCCCTGCAGGGCCGCCTCGGCCGCGGTCGACATCGATGTCGGTATTATCGCCGCCGTGGCGACGATCAGCGGCAGGGCGAAGTCCCGCTCGACACTGGCGGCAAGAACTATCAGGGCCACCACGGCAGAAACGGTCACGGTCGCGAGCAAGCGGATCGTCAGCGTGGCGCCAAGCAGGGAATTGGAACGGCTGCGCTGGTGGCTGACCTCGCGGATAAGGATGTTGGCGGTGCCGAAGTCGGCGGCCATGCCGGCGATCATGACGATCACCAGTATAAGGGAATAGCGCCCGTAGCCTGCATCCTCCAGGCGGCGGGCGAGAACAACATTCAGGACCAGCCCCAGGACCCGGCTGGCAGCTTGATACGCGAAAAGATAGGTGATGTTCCTGGCTACCCGCCGGACAACATTCATTGAGCGGCGTGATCCCCTGGCCTGCTATCGGCATACCCGGCCCTGCGCCTGTCTGACTCACCCAGGCGGCGGTCCAGGTGGGCGACCCGGCTCCTGGTTCGCCGGTCTCCCTGGCGCGCCCGCTGCCGCTCCCAGAGGATGATCGCTTCGATCAGGCCCACCATCAGCGCCACGACAGGCACAGTGGCATAGTCATAAAATTTGGGGGCGGCGATATTGGCCGCCACAAGGGTGGCCAGCGTGAAGCCGCTGCCCAGCAGGGCCGACGACAGTAACGGGTCGGCTATCCGTTTCCAGTAGATGATGCTGCGGATGATCGACGTGCCTATCACTGCCAGGAATGCCAGCAGCCCGATGCCGCCGAAGTAGACCCAGAACCAGAGGTATGAATTATGGATATACCATCGCAGGTTGTCGAGCATGTTGGGAACCGGCGGCCGGTAGAATTCGTCCAGGCCGATGCCGAAGACAGGCGATCCCGATATCGCCTGCAGCGCATAATCCGTCTCGACATTGCGCCCGTACAGGCTCTGCGACTCCAGTGACTGTGAAGAAAGCGCTGAACCGTAACGAACGACCGCCGCTTCAACATATTTCTGCATCGCGCCCGTGACCAGCGTCAGGACCGCCACCGCCACCACCGCCACCACCAGCACCGAGATCAGTTTGGCGCGCACGTATTTCCGGTTGAGCAGAGCTGTCAACAGCAGCAGTCCCGCCATTGGCAGGATGTAGCTGCGGTTGAACTCCAGGACCATGCCGGTCAGCATCAACAGCGTGAACGGTATGTAAAAGGCCAGGCGCCGCCAGGTCCATGATTGCAGGATGATAGACATCATCCCGGTCCAGAAACAAAGCAGCTCGACGGTGCCGCCCGGAGCCCGAAGCCGCTGCACCGCCAGGTCGACCATGGGCGTCTCCAGCGCCAGCGGCTCGGAGAACGAGATATCGGTCCAGATGGTCCACTGGGGGAAGAGCAGCTCCAGCAGCACCCGCAGCATGGTGATGGATCCCAGGACGAAGATGACCCCGACCATCCAGCGCAGCTTCTTGCGCGTGTCGAGGATCAGCAGCACCGGGATGAAGAGCAGGTAAAAAGTTATTGCCCGGTTGAAGTTGTACATCGCCGATATCGTGCTCAGGGCGAAATGCTTCTCGACAATGATCGTCAGCGCCTTGATGACGATGACGGAGAAGAAGATGGTCACCGCCACCGACTGGGGGGTCATGTAGAGGCGCTCGAAGATGCCGACGCCTTCGTGGTTGCGCGACCAGTAGATCAGGGAGCCCGCCAGGATAAGGAACAGCATCGCTTCCTGGTAATAATAGATCGAGTTGGGATTGACGACGTAGGCGAGGAATTCCGGGGCCAGGATCGTCGACATGAAGGCGATGATAGCCAGCAGCCCCCAGGCCGGCCACCTGGCTATCGACCAGGAGAAGGGGATGCCGACGACGAGCACCAGTACCGTCGAGAAACCGTATTTGGGCACGATGTAGCCGATCAGGACCGGCAGGATCAGGGCCGCGCCTATTGCTAACGCCAGCGGCCCCCACATTCCCCGTTGGGAAAAAACGCTTCGGGAAAAAACGCCGCGCGCCCAGGGCGCGGGCCCGGGAGCCGCCCCTGATGTTATTGATGATGTTGCTGAATTATTTTTCATTGAATCCGTCCCAACCCCTAGTCTAGACCATGAAGTCCTCATTCGATAAGCGGATCACGGCCCCTCCCCGGCGCCAGGGCCGGATGTTGATATAAAGGGCGGTCACGGCGGCGATCAGCACCAGGCTGGGTTTGTCATAAAGGATCATCAGGAAGCTTCCATGCAGCAGCAGTATCACCGGGCACAGCAACAGCAGCGACGCCGGGGACAACGGCTGCTTCCACGCCTGGAGGTATTCTCGAACGACCACCAGGACCAGCGCCGCCAGCAGCAGCAGCCCCGGCCATCCGAATTCCATCATCCAGGTGAGCGGCAGGCTGTCGACGGCATGATGCTCCGTTCCCGGGGAATTATAGAGGCCGACCCCGAGGGGATTGTCCCTGAGCACCTGCCAGGAAAAGGGATAAAGGCTCATGCGGGTTGTGATGGAGCCGGCGCGGGACATCCACTGCTGCTCGATGACTCCCGGCAGCTTCAACTTGCCCTTCTGCACCGTCACTTCACCCAGCGCCATCATGTTGTCATCATCGACGATGCGGAAATCCGCCCCCGAATTCTCCCTGCCGCCGAAGAGCGGGTCCCTGATATAAAATGCGGCGGTGGTCCACTTGTGGCTGTCGGTCTTGTTGATCGCCGCCGTCGGCGTATAGGCGCCGTCTTCAGGGCCGCCTTCCTTGTTGCGCGAATCGTAGTCGATGCGCACGGCGCCAAGCCCGCGGTCGAAATAATTGATCACCACGGTCACCGGACCCTGGTTGCCGCCGAAGTAGAAGTCGTCGGCGACATCGAAATAAATAAATCTCGTATACGGCTGGACCCCGTCAGCCTCACCGCTGGCGTGCAGGATCGGCCCGTCGGCCGCCACCCAGTGAAGCCCCTGTTCCTTGACCACCGCGCCCAGCTGGGCCGAGACTTCATCCTGGTTGACATAATCCAGGAAGATGATAGCCACCGGCAGTATCGCCACCGGCGCCAGCCATCTGATATTGCGCTTCATCCAGTCCCGCGCCCTGAACATGGTCAGAGGCAGCAGGATCAGGGCGGCGATGATCCAGGAGCCCCGGCTGAAAGTAAGAAACAGTCCGGTGAACAGCAGCACCAGAGATCCCGCCAGCAGCCAGCGGCGGCGCCAGAAGGCCAGCATCGCCAGGGGCGCCGAAGCCAGCAGTATCGCTCCCACGAATCCCGGATGGCCTATGAGCGAACGGATACGGTAAAACTGATCGCTGGCGGCGACGCGGGTGTCAGTGCCGATGGCGTCGATCTGGATGGAATCAAACAGCGGGTTTGACTTCATGGCATATTCGATCAGCCCGAAAACGCTAACCACCAGCGCCGATCCCACGATCGAGACGATGACCAGGCGCACATCCGATGCCGTCCGGGCTCCCCAGCGGACCAGATAAAAGATCCCGGCGCCGGTGATGATCCAGTTGAGAGTGGTGGTGAAAGTCTCTGGTGTGAATGCCCCCCGCGCCAGGAACACCACGATCATCAGGCCCATGATGTAGTCGGCGCGGTCCGGACGCGGCAGCCGTTTCTCCACAGCCCAGCCGGCCATCAGCAAAGCCCAGGAGAGGATGAAGGAGGCCCTGAAGAAGGTGATCATCGTGGGGCCAAAGCCGGCCCGGCCCGATCCCACCAGGTTGAGCAGATGGAATATACCTGTCGCCAGGGTGACGGCGAGGCTTACCTGCCAGGCCCGGTGAAGGCGGGAAGCACTGAAAAACCGGCTTCCGCCTGTACCCCTCGTCCCTGTCCCCTCGCGGGAGTTGGCCTCGGGCGTCATCGTCAGACCCGCCTAGTCGCCGAAGAGCTTTTTCTTGACCAGCCGCTTGGGGCTTCGTCGCGGCAGCAGATCCACTTTCGCCCGGGCGAATTCACGCTTGATGGGTATGTGGTACGGGCACTCGCGCTCGCAGACGCCACAATTGTCACAGGCTTCCAGGTTACGCTTGAGCGCACGGTACTGCTCGCGGGCCCAGTCTGTGGAGTGGTAACGGTCGAAATATTCATACATGCGAAGCATGTTGCGGATGTCTATTCCCTGCGGGCACTCGACGCAGGTGTCGCAGCGGCGGCAAAAGACCTTGAAGCATTTCTTCTCCGATTCGGCGATCGTGTCCATGATCTCGTCACGGCTCACAGGGCGCGCGTCGGCTTCGCTGTCGAGGTTCTGGGTCAGCTCCTCGACGTTATAGGTGCCGACGATGGTAGCGTCAGGCCCGCAGTTGAAGACATAACGCATGGCGATGTCGGCATTGCCGGT encodes the following:
- a CDS encoding radical SAM protein — protein: MTYRCNARCLMCNIWQNGDKEDLDIGLLDKLPDSLRYVNISGGEPFLRKDLPELVAAVVKASPQAQIIISTNALIPEKRLRETLAEIRKVSPGIGVAVSIDGIGKTHDRVRGVDGAFDRAVAIIDGIKQDGIENIRIAFTIFDENVKDYAAVYELSRRLGVQFTSAVAQGSEHYFQGSGVRPAAAEDIHEQLDKVAASELMTFKPKRWVRAFFNQGLYRYATGGGRQLSCQAADDFFFMSPAGTIYPCNVMDFPLGNLHEATFEEIWNSETAVKARASVAGCQMGCWMVCTARTAIKRNPVKVAGWVAAGKARAHLGKKVL
- a CDS encoding glycosyltransferase family 4 protein; protein product: MRIAVIGTKGIPARFGGIERHCEELYPRLASRGHEVTIFVRGWYTERRGSYRGVYLRSAPTIDSKGLDAFVHTAAASLAALRGDFDIMHYHGIGPSLFSFAPGLWGRKSVATVHALDWQRDKWGGGARVVLKAGERASARFPDRTIVVSRELQDYFRERYGRETVYIPNGVVPAVRPKSTELLGNYGIEPGRYILFLGRLVPEKGAHDLIAAYIRSGVEMPLVIAGGSSHTDAYVAQLKQQAAAAEAAGAGGAAAGKIIFTGNVEGELLAQLSANAALFVLPSTLEGLPIVALEMLALGIPVLASDIGPSREVLGGGDYGALYRAGDQADLKEKLLSALGNLGELGEKAEAGRKHVQIANDWDRIAEETEQVYRQALAS
- a CDS encoding glycosyltransferase family 4 protein, which produces MKILACVPLIPFPAADGLRVRIFNLYRELARNGHEVHFFCLSRMSPSPEQETGLGDAGFGMTVALKPMRTHEQKVAAYTKLLVRGIPAEFMLSWEDVIFRELAALRSRQHFDVVIAEHLFMARYILGLDFPKVLQEHNIESELMMSMARRQKLPGRWTKQLSAKLVGRYERKLMRRMQGVIAVTRKDADTISRIVPGVRASVVENGVGSADYAETAAVHGEPCGALMFVGLLSYPANIEAVEWFVGKVLPSVREKYQDTTLTVIGSDPVRRVLDLDDGATVRVTGFVDDVRPYYRQSSIQVVPLLVGGGSRLKILESFAAGTPVVSTTKGAEGLEVEDGRHLLIADTPGEFAAAVIRLREDAGLYHRLRENALALAREKYDWPVLARKFEAALAEAAGKNEAGGKG
- a CDS encoding glycosyltransferase family 2 protein, producing MSAKHAAGEDAMTGGASVWVVIVVYNSYADTADCLRSLAAATWPDLKAVLIDNGSIDGSGGRLAQEFPEHTHIRSDENLGFAGGCNLGIRKALSAGADHVCLLNNDTVVEPGFLEPLVARAETGQRVAAVGGKIFYDGPGDVIWFAGGEINRRNGVTTHRGQGLPDSAAFDRPMLVDYITGCLLLAPAGRFRELGLLDERLFMYGEELDFCLRARRAGYSCFYEPSSVIRHRVSRSMGGAYSPLYYYYWTRNLLLVYSMHLGAGRPVPQGAGRRRRWLASRQGRQLLWYFIIHESYIMLRAHRLKAGPFVAAIGLGFADFLAGRFGRCRYGWLAGGKNGSAAMTTEERDI
- a CDS encoding flippase, translating into MNVVRRVARNITYLFAYQAASRVLGLVLNVVLARRLEDAGYGRYSLILVIVMIAGMAADFGTANILIREVSHQRSRSNSLLGATLTIRLLATVTVSAVVALIVLAASVERDFALPLIVATAAIIPTSMSTAAEAALQGYEQMDLSALADVVFSLVLTAVGAAAVYRGGGVTAMTAVFFGANVIRFGYSMGAYRWLVSRFEGAGGSWRFDAGSIKYMARESFPVLYWQMVSLAYYKVDVLLMGVFRSEAEVGWYAASYKLFEVPVMFGWLAVQALLPLMSRIYHESNKNLMLLLEKGMKYIWIVGLLAAALIAILAGPVVRLLLPPEYEPAVRVLIVLGAALPFMVGCVLFGNLFIAMELQRRMAKWSLVSLAVNAGLNLLLIPPFGVMGAAVTTLVSEVFSFVLFYGFAAYFLGHVRFLEVFAGPALVAAASLAVMLLLVGISPILATAAGVILYGGALMLFRIVSQDDLGYFRQLKSGNQT
- a CDS encoding glycosyltransferase family 4 protein, producing the protein MKRGHRKNEEPKKDLKRAPKIWITVFTGNSGLTHYSYCLARALHQSGADVCLITNYNYELDFMAAGFPVIKLFHRSRYYPVDIIRFWRLYRRRLPDVVHYQSFLKFPVLELVLLKLQKRKGTRIIYTAHDWLPHHVRFYHKALFQIFYRAFDRVIVHSSQGERFLAEQLFVPREKMAVIPHGNYGFFATDPGLTKEAAREQLELDPERFWFLFFGRIDAHKGLDVALRALARTEGPGLIIAGDAGGGSLEEYRELIAELDIGERVKFFPGHIPVESVQVYFRAGDAVVLPYRESSTSGIVHLAMGLGLPVVASAVGGLTDVVEDGVTGLLVPPEDDEALAAAMSRLAGDEAVRRQLAEGWTAVEERYSWKTIAARTMAVYSS
- a CDS encoding glycosyltransferase family 4 protein, encoding MEDDSSQDNGGIQLMKIMQVNKFWRVRGGSERYVFELSRMLTERGHEIIPFAMEDPANEPSRYSALFVSPVELSDPYRMPLWKRVGTAKRILSSHEAAGRVGILADMSTPDVAHMHNIYHHLSPSILKPLADRGVGTVITIHDYKLMCPALRFYNNGKVCEKCRPMHYSSCITGRCVHGSRAASALCAVEMFYHDATRAYTSRVDRFIAPSRFVAEKLLSRGIPDRRVAVIPNFVDPERWAPGVDGDGGEYILFSGRLSHEKGVGTLVRAMSRLRHIPLKIVGSGMLETSARQLARELGADNIEFTGFKSEKEVRRLVQNARFICTPSEWYENAPMSVLEAFACGKPAVASRIGGIPEMVREGETGLLAEAGNAGDLSQAIARLWEEPELVREMGANARRLAETEYSPPTHYKKILKTYQEVKRT